From the genome of Paraburkholderia largidicola:
GTCCGGAACCGTTGCGAGATCATCGGTCCAGACGGTCGCTTCCGAATCGCTCGGCGCGCGCCAGTCGCCACGCGGCGACAGCGAACCACCCGAGCCGACCTTCGGCGAGTTCGGCACGCAACTGCGTTTGAACTGGCTCGTCTTGAAGAAGCGCCACAGGAAAATGCCGAGATTGCGCTTGATCGCGGCGATATCGTATTCGTTGCGCTCCACATGCGCGCCTTCCGGCCAGCCGCCCTGCTCCTTGTCGCGCCACGCGTGCAGCGCGAGGAACGCGACTTTCGACGGCGAGAAACCGTAGCGCAGGATGTAGAACAGATTGAAGTCCTGCAGCTCGTATGGCCCGATGAACGATTCCGTCTTCTGCTCGATCGCGCCCGCCGATTTGGCCGGCACGAGTTCGGGGCTGATTTCGGTGGCGAGCACGTTGAGCAGCGTGTCCGAGCCGCTTTTACCGACAGCACCCGTCTCCGCGACCCAGCGCACCAGATGCGTGATCAGCGTCTTCGGCACGCTTGCGTTCACGCTGTAGTGCGACATGTGATCGCCCACGCCATACGTGCACCAGCCGAGTGCCAGTTCGCTCAGATCGCCCGTGCCGATCACGATGCCGTTGTGGAAATTGGCGAGACGGAACAGATGATTCGTGCGCTCGCCCGCCTGCACGTTCTCGAAGGTAATGTCGTACTTCGCCTCGCCCGCAGAATACGGATGGCCGAGGTCATTCAGCATCTGCTCGCAGCTAGGCCGGATATCGATTTCCATCGCGGTGCAGCCCACCACGCTCATCAACTCGCGCGCCTGCTTGAGCGTGCGATCGCTGGTCGCGAAGCCCGGCATCGTCACACCGATGATGTTGGTGCGCGGCAGCTTCAGCCGGTCCATCGCCTTCGCGCAGACGAGCAGCGCGTGCGTCGAGTCGAGCCCGCCCGACACGCCGATCACGACCTTCTGGATATTCGACGCCGACAGCCGTTGCACGAGCGCCTGCACCTGAATGTTGTAGACCTCGTTGCAGCGCTCGTCGCGGCGGCGCGAATCGGCGGGCACGTACGGGAAGCGCTCGAGCTTGCGTGCGAGCGGCAGCGTTTGCGCCGTATCGAGGCCGATCGCGAAGCGCACGATCTGGAACTTCGCCGCCTCGTCCTTGTGACGTTGCACCGACATGCCGAACGTGGTCTGCCGCATGCGCTCGTGCGAAAGCCGTTCGAGATCGACGTCCGCAAAAATCATGTGCGAGTCGTCGAGAAAGCGTTCGGACTCGGCGAGCATTTCGCCGTTCTCGTAGATCAGCGCCTGGCCGTCCCAGGCCATGTCCGTCGACGACTCGCCGCGTCCCGCCGATGTGTACAGATACGCCGCAAGACAGCGCGCCGATTGCTGGCCGACGAGTTGATGCCGGTAGCCGGACTTGCCGACCACGACGTTCGACGCCGACAGATTCACCAGCACCGTCGCGCCCGCGAGCGCCGCGAACGACGACGGCGGAATGGGCACCCACACGTCCTCGCAGATCTCGACGTGAAAGCGGAAGTCCGGCACGTCGGTCAGTTCGAACAGCAGCGACGCGCCGAACGGCACGCGCTGGCCGAGCAGTTCGATGTCGCGCGCGACGGCGCTGTCGGCGGGCGTGTACTGACGCGCCTCGTAGAACTCGCCGTAGTTCGGCAGATAGGTCTTCGGCACGGCGCCCAGCACGGCACCGCGCGCGACGACAATCGCGCAGTTGTACAGGCTGTGATCCACCTGCAGCGGCATGCCGACAATCAACGCAACGGGCAGCGTCTTCGATGCCTCGACGATCTTTGCCAGCGCTGTCTTGCATGCGTCGAGCAACGCGCGCTGATGGAAGAGGTCGTCGCAGGTATAGGCGGGCAAGCCGAGTTCGGGGAACGCGACGAGCGCCGCGCCTTTCGCCGCGGCCTCGCGCGCGAGCGCGAGCGTCTCGTCGGCATTGAAGGCCGGATCGGCGACGCGGCAGCGCGGCACGCCCACCGCGACACGCGCAAAACGGTGCGAATACAGGTTGAAGAAGTTGCCTTTCATGTCCGGGATTCCTAATGCGCGCGAACGGGGAGAAACGGCCGCGCGCGAAACAGCTGCTATCGATCAGCGTAGATGATAAGCCGTAAGCGCATTCAAGGTCTCGATCGCGTGTATCGGCGGGCCACGCCGTGCACTTCGCGCGCGCATTTGCTTTAACATGGCCGTTCGCCGCGCCGCGGTCAGGCCTGCGCCCATCGCCGATGCATCAGGGCGCCAGCAAAACGAAGCGCGCGACAATCGCCTATCAGCCTCATCAGATCCTTCCGCCGCACGATGCACGCAAGTGAGTGCGGCCCGGGATCGCCAACGGTCGAACAGATTGAACCAGGAACGTTTTGATTACCGCGCGGGCATTCTCGCTTCGCCGCTCGAAGTCGATGCCGCCGAATGGAATGCGCTGCTCAACCAGCAGGCGCAACCGACGCCCTTCTTGCGCCACGAATTCCTGAGCGCGCTGCACGCGACGCGATGCGCCGTCGCGGATACGGGCTGGGCGCCGCAATTCGTCACACTGACCGATCCGCGCACGGGCAAGCTCGCCGCGGCCGCGCCTGTCTACGCCAAGGGACACTCGTACGGCGAGTATGTGTTCGACTGGGCGTGGGCCGACGCGTACAAGCGCAACGGCCTGCCCTACTATCCGAAGCTGCTGTGCGCGGTGCCTTTCACGCCCGTGCAGGGCACCCGCCTCATGGCCGCCGACGCGCACGCGCTGCGCCATCTCGCCGCGACGCTCGTCGCGTTCGCGGAGCAAGCCGACGTCTCGTCACTGCACGTGCTGTTTCCGACCGAAAGCGAGGCTGAGGCGCTGACCGGTCTCGGCATGATGCAGCGCGAAGGCGTGCAGTTTCACTGGCTCAACGACGGCTACCGCGACTTCGACGATTTTCTCTCGACGCTCGAACAGAAGAAGCGCAAGAACATCCGCGCCGAGCGGCGCAAGGTGCGCGACGCGGGCGTCACGTTCCGGCGCATCCTCGGTGAAGACATCAGCGATGCCGACTGGCGCTTCTTCAGCAAGTGCTACCGGCAGACGTACCGCGAGCACTTTTCGAGTCCGTATCTGAACCTCGACTTCTTCCGGATGATCGGCGCGTCGATGCCCGAGAATCTGATGATGGTGACAGCCGAGTACGAGGGCAAGCCGATCGCAAGTTCACTCGTCGTCTATCAGCGCGACGGCGCGAACGCGGGCGGCACGCTGTACGGCCGCTACTGGGGCGCGCTCGAACACGTGCCCTGCCTGCACTTCGAAACCGCGTACTACCAGCCGCTGGAGTTCTGCATCGAGCAGAAGCTCGGCGTGTTCGAAGGCGGTGCGCAGGGCGAGCACAAGATGGCGCGCGGCTTCATGCCCACCGTCACGCGCTCGACGCACTGGCTGGCGCATCCCGCGTTCTCGGACGCTGTCGGGCACTTTCTCGACAACGAGAAGAATCATATCCACGCGTATGTCGACGAACTGCGCGAACACAATCCGTTCAAGGAATAACGAGGAACAGGCGCGCGCCATGCCGTGGTTTCTGTATCTGATCGAATGCTCGGACGGCAGCGTCTACACGGGCATCGCCACCGACGTCCAGGCCCGTTTCGACAAGCACTGCAGCGGCACGGGCGCGCGCTATACGCGCTCGCGCAAGCCGGTGCGGCTGCTGGCGTCGTTCGAACTGGCCGACCGTTCGAGCGCGTCGCGCGCCGAATATCGCGTCAAGCAGCTCACGGCCGTGCAGAAGTGGGAACTGGTGTCGGGCGCGCGGACGCTCGAATCCGTGTTGCCCGCCGTGATCGAGGAAGTCGCGGCCGACGAAGTAGTGGCTGGCAATCTGGCGGCTGGCGAACCAGCGGCTGGCAACCCGGAGACCTGACACGGCACGGCTTTTCCGTCGCCAGCAACAGTGTTTTCAAGATAAGCATCTCGACGCCGGTTTCACGCGATCAGATACTTTCGTCACTGCAACGCGTCGCTGAATCCAGAACGGGCGACGCTCCAACACCCGACGCGATACCCAGACACCTTGAGGTGAAAAAATGGACGAAAGAAAGCGTGACAGCATGATTGCCTATCTGCGCGGTCGCATGGCTAAGGTCGGCATCAAGGTGACCGACCTGGCCGCGGCACTGGCCGAAGAGCGTCGGCGGCAGCAATCGGTGCGTTATCGCAGCCCGTTCGGCGAAACGTGGGACGGCAACGGCGCGATGCCCCAGTGGCTCGCCAACGCCGTCAGCGCCGGGCAATCGCCGGAACATTTCGCCGTCGGCAAGGCGGCGAAGCAGGCCAAACAGGAACGCCAGACGGTCGACTGGCGCAACGACCCGTTCGCCGGCAGCCGCCTCGCGACGGTCAGCCCGCGCTGATGCGGCGCGGCATTTGATCGGTCTGCGCGCCGCGCCCGATCGATCGCGCAAAAAAAGACGCTCCCGAAGGAGCGTCTTTTTGCAAACAGGCTCGAAAACCGCGCAAATTACTTCTTGTAGTTCGCCGCGCCTTCCGTGATTTCCTTGTGCGCGGCTTCGATGCCCGCCCAGCCTTCCACCTTGACCCACTTGCCCTTCTCGAGCGCCTTGTATTGCTCGAAGAAGTGCTTGATCTGGTCTTTCAGGTACTGCGGCACGTCGTCGATCGACTTCAGGTCTGCCGTCATCGGGCAGATCTTGTCGTGCGCAACGGCGATCAGCTTGGCGTCAACGCCCGACTCGTCCGTCATCTGCAGCATGCCCAGTGCGCGTGCGCGCACCACCGAGCCAGCCAGCAGCGGGAACGGCGTGATCACCAGCACGTCGACGGGATCGCCGTCGCCCGACAGCGTCTGCGGAATGAAACCGTAGTTCGCGGGATAACGCATACCCGTGCCGATGAAACGGTCGACGACGAGCAGACCCAGGTCCTTGTCGGCCTCGTACTTCACCGGATCGCTTTGCGCCGGGATTTCGATGATGACGTTGAAGTCTTGCGGGAGGTCTTTACCAGGGGGAACGTGATTGAAGCTCATGGCGCTCTCTGATCAGGAAGAAATGGGAATAAGGCGCACGGCGCGCGCTGCGTCTCGATACGGGACGCTGCGCCGCAACCCGGACACTGCGGAATGCGCCATTATAGCCAATCGGCCGATGACACCCGCGTGGCGATCGGCGCGATAATCGCCTTACCCGTCTGGGCACTGCCGTTCGCCCGACACTTCTGCTGTCACTTTCGTGGTCTCTTTCGTCCTCTGCTTGACCGCCCGACCGGGCAAGGAGCATGTGTGGAAGAAGCGAAACACTTCATCGGCGGTGAATGGGCCGCCTCCTCGAATGGGGAGACGATCCCCGTCATCGATCCTTCCGACGGCCAGCCGTTCGCCACGCTCGCGCGCGGCACGGCCGCCGACATCGACACCGCCGTCCAGTCCGCGCGCCGCGCCTATGAAGGCGCATGGGGTGCCGTGAGCGCCGCCGAGCGCGGGCGGCTGCTGTACCGGCTGTCGATGCTGGTCGCCGCCTGCCACGAAGAACTGGCGCAACTCGAAGCGCGCGACACGGGCAAGCCGCTCAAGCAGGCGCGCGGCGACGCGGCCGCGCTCGCGCGCTATTTCGAGTTCTACGCGGGCGCCGCCGACAAGCTGCACGGCGAAACGCTGCCCTATCAGAACGGCTACACCGTCTTCACGATCCGCGAGCCGCATGGCGTCACGGGTCACATCGTGCCGTGGAACTACCCGATGCAGATCTTCGGGCGCAGCGTCGGCGCGGCACTCGCGGCGGGCAACGCGTGCGTCGTGAAGCCCGCCGAAGATGCGTGCCTCTCCGTGTTGCGCGTCGCCGAACTCGCGGCCGAAGCCGGCCTGCCTGCAGGTGCGCTCAATATCGTCACCGGGTTCGGACATGAAGCGGGCGCGGCGCTCGCGCGCCATGCCGGCATCGATCACATCTCGTTCACCGGCTCGCCCGATACGGGCAAGCTCGTCACGCAGATGGCCGCCGAAAACCACGTGCCCGTTACGCTCGAGCTGGGTGGCAAGTCGCCGCAAATCGTCTTCGCGGACGCCGATCTCGACGCCGCACTCCCCACGCTGGTCAACGCGATCGTGCAGAACGCCGGGCAAACCTGCTCGGCGGGCAGCCGCGTGCTGATCGAGCGGAGCATTTACGAGCCGCTGCTCGACCGACTCGCCACCGCGTTCAACGCATTGCGCGTCGGACCCGCGCATGCGGACCTCGATTGCGGGCCGCTGATCAGCGCGAAACAGCAGCGACGCGTATGTGATTTCCTCTCCGACGCGCAGCATGACGGCATCGCGATGGCGGCGCACGGCGAAGTGATCGCGGAAGCGCCGGAAACCGGCTTCTATCAGGCACCGACCCTGTTGCGCGACGTGCCGCCCACGCATCGGCTCGCGCACGAAGAAGTGTTCGGCCCCGTGCTCGCCGCACTGCCCTTCGCCGACGAAGACGAAGCGCTCACGCTCGCGAACGGCACGCCCTACGGACTCGTCGCAGGCGTCTGGACCCGCGACGGCGGCCGGCAGATGCGCATGGCGCGC
Proteins encoded in this window:
- a CDS encoding aldehyde dehydrogenase family protein, which codes for MEEAKHFIGGEWAASSNGETIPVIDPSDGQPFATLARGTAADIDTAVQSARRAYEGAWGAVSAAERGRLLYRLSMLVAACHEELAQLEARDTGKPLKQARGDAAALARYFEFYAGAADKLHGETLPYQNGYTVFTIREPHGVTGHIVPWNYPMQIFGRSVGAALAAGNACVVKPAEDACLSVLRVAELAAEAGLPAGALNIVTGFGHEAGAALARHAGIDHISFTGSPDTGKLVTQMAAENHVPVTLELGGKSPQIVFADADLDAALPTLVNAIVQNAGQTCSAGSRVLIERSIYEPLLDRLATAFNALRVGPAHADLDCGPLISAKQQRRVCDFLSDAQHDGIAMAAHGEVIAEAPETGFYQAPTLLRDVPPTHRLAHEEVFGPVLAALPFADEDEALTLANGTPYGLVAGVWTRDGGRQMRMARRVRSGQVFINNYGAGGGVELPFGGVKHSGHGREKGFEALYGFTVLKTVAIRHG
- a CDS encoding NAD(+) synthase; amino-acid sequence: MKGNFFNLYSHRFARVAVGVPRCRVADPAFNADETLALAREAAAKGAALVAFPELGLPAYTCDDLFHQRALLDACKTALAKIVEASKTLPVALIVGMPLQVDHSLYNCAIVVARGAVLGAVPKTYLPNYGEFYEARQYTPADSAVARDIELLGQRVPFGASLLFELTDVPDFRFHVEICEDVWVPIPPSSFAALAGATVLVNLSASNVVVGKSGYRHQLVGQQSARCLAAYLYTSAGRGESSTDMAWDGQALIYENGEMLAESERFLDDSHMIFADVDLERLSHERMRQTTFGMSVQRHKDEAAKFQIVRFAIGLDTAQTLPLARKLERFPYVPADSRRRDERCNEVYNIQVQALVQRLSASNIQKVVIGVSGGLDSTHALLVCAKAMDRLKLPRTNIIGVTMPGFATSDRTLKQARELMSVVGCTAMEIDIRPSCEQMLNDLGHPYSAGEAKYDITFENVQAGERTNHLFRLANFHNGIVIGTGDLSELALGWCTYGVGDHMSHYSVNASVPKTLITHLVRWVAETGAVGKSGSDTLLNVLATEISPELVPAKSAGAIEQKTESFIGPYELQDFNLFYILRYGFSPSKVAFLALHAWRDKEQGGWPEGAHVERNEYDIAAIKRNLGIFLWRFFKTSQFKRSCVPNSPKVGSGGSLSPRGDWRAPSDSEATVWTDDLATVPDKAA
- a CDS encoding H-NS family nucleoid-associated regulatory protein; amino-acid sequence: MDERKRDSMIAYLRGRMAKVGIKVTDLAAALAEERRRQQSVRYRSPFGETWDGNGAMPQWLANAVSAGQSPEHFAVGKAAKQAKQERQTVDWRNDPFAGSRLATVSPR
- a CDS encoding GNAT family N-acetyltransferase, whose amino-acid sequence is MNQERFDYRAGILASPLEVDAAEWNALLNQQAQPTPFLRHEFLSALHATRCAVADTGWAPQFVTLTDPRTGKLAAAAPVYAKGHSYGEYVFDWAWADAYKRNGLPYYPKLLCAVPFTPVQGTRLMAADAHALRHLAATLVAFAEQADVSSLHVLFPTESEAEALTGLGMMQREGVQFHWLNDGYRDFDDFLSTLEQKKRKNIRAERRKVRDAGVTFRRILGEDISDADWRFFSKCYRQTYREHFSSPYLNLDFFRMIGASMPENLMMVTAEYEGKPIASSLVVYQRDGANAGGTLYGRYWGALEHVPCLHFETAYYQPLEFCIEQKLGVFEGGAQGEHKMARGFMPTVTRSTHWLAHPAFSDAVGHFLDNEKNHIHAYVDELREHNPFKE
- the ppa gene encoding inorganic diphosphatase; the protein is MSFNHVPPGKDLPQDFNVIIEIPAQSDPVKYEADKDLGLLVVDRFIGTGMRYPANYGFIPQTLSGDGDPVDVLVITPFPLLAGSVVRARALGMLQMTDESGVDAKLIAVAHDKICPMTADLKSIDDVPQYLKDQIKHFFEQYKALEKGKWVKVEGWAGIEAAHKEITEGAANYKK
- a CDS encoding GIY-YIG nuclease family protein is translated as MPWFLYLIECSDGSVYTGIATDVQARFDKHCSGTGARYTRSRKPVRLLASFELADRSSASRAEYRVKQLTAVQKWELVSGARTLESVLPAVIEEVAADEVVAGNLAAGEPAAGNPET